In Bacteroidota bacterium, a single genomic region encodes these proteins:
- a CDS encoding proprotein convertase P-domain-containing protein: protein MKTLRYFENQNAKKQKTMKTSETFKKVYLALCLIIAIMAKNANAQTPLFSQNFSSSSTLSNYVSGSPNNGQFNAITVSGGPTATITANALQFVRSGAGTASFARTTNFSPVPLGIIYKFDLTISNNSSTNTVARWQVGDGFSTSNSVQSSNDCYAQFAIDFRSSNNYRINDVTNGDTYSNISGSVKTVTWVLNNSGNTLSYNAPDGTVKTVSNNRTDLWVGTTRYISGQQVDDNGNIEDIKFVYSGSSGTITMDNISITQFIPIVTTQPSASVTACVANSVSFSAAASGLPTPTVKWQKNISSVWTDISGATSSTYTIPSPVSGDAGQYRALFTNSEGATPSNTSTLTVNASPTGGVVNSSTSVCSGTNSGSVTLTGNTGTVQKWQSSTNGGSNWNDISNTSNSQNYSNITLTTMYRAVVISAGCTANSASATITVNPLPTSYNVTGGGAYCVGTSGKLVGLSNSQSGVNYQLKLAGVNEGSPLAGTGSSISFGNQTGLGNYTVQATFVSTGCTATMNGAVSITTVPNPTISLAKTADPSCYEAELTATNAGGTMGPVSATNSTSATISSSGTPTITRTITLPSGIMSAASKLTLTLNIDHSRVGNLVATLISPSCGQTVIFNRPGGTTNQDNLINSADYVFTSSSSTTFPGSSGGNVPTGTYQATFTGLTFPCNNVAGVWTLQIEDKENNGGGDLNSWSLSISDASGYTTVFNGPATIGAVSYPSISTAKVIVSPLNGMNNYTATTTDYLGCVSATSNIVSVNISPSITIIDQPVSHPVCIDQTATFSVLANGTGLTYQWRKGTTPIVDGGRFSGALSNTLTISNTQISDAASDYNVIISDANCSLNSSNAELTVNSLPNSPTVTPTSTTIFLGGMETLTAQLSSANATFGTGNSTNNSTSFPASLGTYYGGARHQILILASELSAQGILAGEQIKSLSFDISNTNNADPMQNYTISIGNTALNTLTSSFVNGLTQVYSNVSYTALNGVNDFVFSSPFTWNGTSNIIVETVFNNNYLGTTAHPNCAVKYTTTAGFTSVNYSRADNAGAGNAPILALTSNGTSNRRPNMVIGHSMPVSFDWSPVTGLFTDAGLSNPYAGGNYDVLYAQPSTTTSYAINTISSQGCSSAAAATAIVNVVTTPPNCVTSTVNGAACITSASLSWTAATNYPSGYYIYVAKDDPMTDFIIYMQDVGNNLSFNLPLLEANTTYYYIVAPYNSIGENTSCVASSFVSGISQAVTPTQNPNSYTLGAEGVTVPNLPCGVTKENYDGMGTSSWYTSTTAPQSGTNHMRIDKNSDNATSLDDWFYSPAINVTVGKVYRISWYDRIANGSVNETYKVYISNLGDASTMEGSAPSYIGNVNTTTYTKRTATDYLATGTGQIYFGFRATSPGGVSQGSIFIDDIQVLEIPVPALIPTSCTTLPSMYNQIYVQPVLGATNYRYKIVGTGGQSGYSFEHYRNNSNIDYRMKWAPGVIYGNTYNISVAYYKNGSWSPYGASCPVTLGAFPQIKLRDNSATVAGPCDYTIDDLNDRFLTDSVSGANDYEYKIVENDGGNTFDYDHTWRRGNGNLDFRLVWAYQSSPLIDRVRFGYSYDVMTRALVGKTGQNFGSRPGEWGPFGVACKLDLTQVSPTTSLTNCNVTLTSLNDQIFTTPVTGATNYEYEFTAPGYTVVAYRTNGNTDFRLTWIPTSPMTPGGVKYATTYSVRVKPYVGGVWLNYGAPCSVTTPAPPSTSILDICGTTLGVGRFGAFLNCTAVPGASMYSYRITNVGGVPYQKVFYNYNSNTTFSLASTLVCCGQQNMLPNSQYTIEVAYYAGEWSAFGPACSFTTGATIPRYSPFSTEGESTATGVLNLNVYPNPAAVDKQLTIELQGIETAGEQVEFSIINIVGAKVFTSNVNTQDGAILTIKPEVVLTAGVYMAEALTNGSVYRVKFVVQ from the coding sequence ATGAAAACACTAAGGTATTTTGAAAATCAAAACGCTAAAAAACAAAAAACCATGAAAACAAGTGAAACCTTTAAGAAAGTCTATCTTGCGCTATGCCTAATTATCGCAATTATGGCAAAAAATGCGAATGCACAAACACCATTGTTTTCGCAAAATTTTAGCAGCTCGAGCACACTTTCGAACTATGTGAGTGGCAGTCCAAACAACGGGCAGTTTAATGCTATAACTGTATCAGGTGGACCAACTGCTACCATAACAGCTAATGCGCTGCAATTTGTCCGCAGTGGAGCAGGGACAGCCAGCTTTGCCCGAACAACAAATTTTAGTCCTGTGCCATTAGGCATTATTTACAAATTCGACTTAACTATATCGAATAACAGTTCAACCAATACGGTTGCGAGATGGCAGGTTGGGGATGGGTTCAGCACCTCTAATAGTGTTCAAAGTAGTAACGATTGTTATGCGCAATTTGCAATTGATTTTAGAAGCAGCAATAATTATAGAATTAATGATGTTACCAATGGTGATACATATTCCAATATAAGTGGATCGGTTAAAACCGTTACATGGGTATTGAATAATTCAGGAAATACATTATCGTATAATGCCCCTGATGGAACTGTTAAAACAGTTTCCAACAATCGAACAGATCTTTGGGTAGGTACAACACGCTACATTAGCGGACAACAAGTGGATGATAATGGAAATATTGAAGATATAAAATTTGTTTATTCAGGATCGTCAGGCACGATAACTATGGACAATATTAGTATTACACAGTTCATTCCAATTGTTACCACACAACCTAGCGCCTCGGTTACAGCTTGTGTTGCAAATTCAGTATCTTTTTCTGCAGCAGCAAGTGGCTTACCTACACCAACTGTTAAGTGGCAAAAAAACATTAGTAGTGTTTGGACCGATATCTCCGGTGCTACTTCATCTACTTATACAATACCATCTCCTGTTAGTGGCGATGCAGGACAATACAGAGCATTATTCACCAATAGTGAAGGTGCAACACCGAGCAATACATCCACACTTACGGTTAACGCAAGCCCAACAGGGGGCGTTGTAAATTCAAGTACATCGGTATGCAGTGGAACAAATAGCGGAAGCGTAACACTTACAGGCAATACTGGTACTGTGCAAAAATGGCAATCTTCCACCAATGGCGGCTCAAATTGGAACGATATAAGCAATACCAGCAATAGTCAAAACTACTCCAATATAACGTTAACCACAATGTACCGCGCTGTTGTCATAAGTGCAGGTTGTACCGCAAATTCAGCATCCGCAACAATTACTGTTAATCCATTGCCAACGAGCTATAACGTTACCGGAGGCGGAGCTTATTGCGTTGGTACTTCTGGAAAATTAGTTGGATTAAGTAATTCACAATCGGGTGTAAATTATCAATTAAAGTTGGCTGGTGTAAATGAGGGATCACCTCTTGCCGGAACCGGTAGTTCAATTTCGTTTGGGAATCAAACAGGGTTGGGTAATTATACAGTTCAAGCCACTTTTGTTTCCACCGGATGTACCGCCACTATGAATGGTGCTGTATCCATCACTACTGTTCCAAATCCAACAATTAGCTTGGCTAAAACAGCAGACCCAAGTTGTTATGAGGCAGAGTTAACTGCCACTAATGCAGGCGGAACAATGGGTCCGGTAAGTGCAACGAATTCTACATCTGCAACGATTTCCAGTTCAGGAACACCTACAATTACCCGAACTATTACATTACCTTCAGGAATAATGAGTGCTGCATCAAAACTAACTCTAACATTAAACATTGATCACAGTAGAGTTGGAAATTTGGTTGCTACTTTAATTAGTCCATCTTGTGGCCAAACCGTTATCTTTAATCGTCCTGGCGGAACTACCAACCAAGATAATTTAATAAATTCAGCCGATTATGTATTCACTTCTTCAAGTTCAACAACGTTTCCTGGATCAAGCGGTGGAAATGTGCCTACCGGAACTTATCAAGCAACCTTTACTGGGCTCACTTTTCCATGTAATAACGTTGCAGGAGTTTGGACTTTACAAATTGAAGACAAGGAAAATAATGGAGGAGGCGATTTAAACAGTTGGTCGCTTTCTATTAGTGATGCTTCCGGATATACCACTGTATTTAACGGCCCCGCTACGATTGGTGCTGTGTCCTATCCTTCAATTTCAACAGCAAAAGTAATAGTTTCTCCACTCAATGGAATGAATAATTATACAGCCACAACAACAGATTATTTGGGCTGTGTTTCGGCTACTTCTAACATCGTTTCAGTAAATATATCTCCATCAATCACTATTATTGACCAACCGGTAAGTCATCCAGTTTGCATTGATCAAACAGCAACCTTCTCGGTTCTTGCAAACGGTACAGGATTAACGTATCAATGGCGAAAGGGGACTACACCAATAGTAGATGGGGGCCGATTTTCAGGGGCATTAAGTAATACACTGACTATCTCAAATACACAAATATCAGACGCTGCTAGTGATTATAACGTGATTATTAGTGATGCCAATTGTTCACTTAATTCTTCAAATGCTGAGCTTACAGTTAACAGTTTACCGAATAGCCCAACAGTAACTCCAACCAGTACTACAATTTTTCTGGGTGGCATGGAAACGTTAACCGCTCAATTGAGCTCAGCTAATGCAACATTTGGCACAGGTAATTCAACAAATAATTCAACAAGTTTTCCGGCAAGCTTAGGAACCTATTATGGAGGAGCTAGACACCAAATCTTAATATTGGCTTCAGAATTAAGTGCTCAAGGAATACTTGCAGGAGAGCAAATAAAGAGCCTTTCATTTGATATCTCAAACACAAACAATGCTGACCCTATGCAGAATTATACCATCAGCATTGGAAATACTGCTCTTAATACGTTAACTTCAAGTTTTGTGAATGGGTTAACACAAGTGTATTCGAATGTGTCCTATACAGCTTTAAATGGGGTAAATGATTTTGTGTTTTCAAGTCCTTTTACTTGGAATGGAACCTCAAATATTATTGTTGAAACAGTGTTTAATAATAATTATTTGGGTACAACCGCACATCCTAATTGTGCCGTAAAATATACTACAACTGCTGGTTTTACAAGTGTAAATTATTCGAGAGCTGATAATGCAGGTGCTGGAAATGCTCCAATTTTGGCACTTACCTCAAACGGCACAAGCAACAGAAGACCCAATATGGTAATTGGACATAGTATGCCGGTTTCATTCGATTGGAGTCCGGTAACAGGATTATTTACAGATGCAGGCCTAAGCAACCCATATGCTGGAGGAAATTACGATGTGTTATACGCACAACCAAGCACAACAACAAGTTACGCAATTAACACAATTTCTTCACAAGGTTGTTCTTCAGCAGCAGCAGCAACAGCGATTGTGAATGTAGTAACCACACCGCCAAATTGTGTTACGTCAACAGTTAATGGTGCAGCCTGTATTACTTCGGCAAGTTTAAGTTGGACGGCTGCCACCAACTATCCGTCTGGGTATTATATTTATGTTGCAAAAGATGACCCAATGACCGATTTTATTATTTACATGCAAGATGTAGGGAATAATTTAAGCTTCAATCTCCCTTTGTTGGAGGCCAATACTACCTATTATTATATAGTTGCTCCATACAATTCAATTGGAGAAAACACAAGCTGTGTTGCGAGTTCGTTTGTTTCAGGTATAAGTCAGGCGGTGACTCCAACTCAAAATCCTAACTCCTACACACTAGGGGCTGAGGGTGTAACTGTACCGAATTTGCCTTGTGGTGTAACCAAAGAAAATTATGATGGAATGGGTACCAGTTCTTGGTACACTTCAACTACGGCGCCACAAAGTGGAACCAATCATATGCGTATTGATAAAAATTCAGATAATGCTACATCGTTGGATGATTGGTTCTATTCACCGGCAATTAATGTTACAGTTGGAAAGGTGTACCGCATATCTTGGTATGATAGAATAGCCAATGGATCTGTTAATGAAACATATAAAGTTTATATTTCCAACTTAGGAGATGCCTCAACAATGGAAGGTTCAGCACCTAGTTATATTGGGAATGTTAACACTACTACCTATACTAAAAGAACAGCTACAGATTATCTAGCAACCGGGACCGGACAAATTTATTTTGGTTTCCGTGCTACAAGTCCTGGTGGAGTTAGTCAAGGAAGTATTTTTATTGATGATATTCAAGTACTTGAAATTCCAGTTCCTGCATTAATCCCAACTTCTTGCACCACACTTCCAAGTATGTACAACCAAATTTATGTTCAACCTGTATTAGGGGCTACAAATTACCGCTATAAAATTGTAGGAACCGGTGGTCAGTCAGGTTATAGTTTTGAACATTACCGTAACAATTCTAACATTGACTACCGTATGAAATGGGCACCAGGGGTTATTTATGGAAATACATACAATATTTCTGTGGCTTATTATAAAAATGGTTCTTGGAGTCCTTACGGTGCTTCTTGCCCGGTGACGTTAGGAGCGTTTCCGCAAATTAAATTGCGCGATAATTCAGCAACAGTGGCAGGTCCATGTGATTATACCATTGATGATTTGAATGACAGATTTCTTACTGATTCAGTATCAGGAGCGAATGATTATGAATATAAAATTGTAGAGAATGATGGCGGAAATACATTTGATTATGATCATACTTGGAGAAGAGGCAATGGAAATTTAGATTTTCGCTTAGTATGGGCATATCAATCTTCCCCGCTTATTGATCGTGTTCGATTTGGCTATAGTTATGATGTAATGACAAGGGCATTGGTTGGTAAAACAGGCCAAAATTTTGGAAGCAGACCAGGAGAATGGGGCCCATTTGGTGTTGCGTGTAAGTTAGACCTAACTCAGGTTTCTCCTACAACTTCATTAACCAATTGCAATGTCACTTTGACTTCGTTAAATGATCAAATATTTACAACTCCTGTTACAGGTGCAACAAATTATGAGTATGAATTTACAGCTCCCGGATATACTGTTGTGGCATACAGAACGAATGGGAATACTGATTTTCGTTTAACCTGGATTCCAACCTCTCCAATGACACCGGGTGGAGTAAAATATGCTACTACTTATTCGGTGCGTGTAAAACCGTATGTTGGAGGTGTTTGGTTAAATTATGGTGCTCCTTGTTCCGTTACAACTCCAGCGCCGCCATCAACATCGATATTAGATATTTGTGGCACTACACTTGGGGTAGGACGCTTTGGCGCCTTCTTAAATTGTACTGCAGTACCGGGTGCTAGCATGTATTCATATAGAATTACCAATGTGGGTGGAGTTCCTTATCAGAAAGTGTTCTATAATTATAATTCCAACACAACTTTTAGTTTAGCGAGTACCTTGGTATGCTGTGGACAACAAAACATGTTGCCCAATTCACAATACACTATCGAAGTAGCATATTATGCAGGAGAATGGAGTGCATTTGGCCCGGCATGTAGCTTTACAACCGGAGCAACAATACCACGCTACTCACCATTTTCGACAGAAGGAGAAAGCACAGCAACGGGCGTACTTAATTTGAATGTTTACCCGAATCCTGCAGCTGTTGATAAACAATTGACAATTGAATTGCAAGGCATTGAGACAGCAGGTGAACAAGTTGAGTTTTCAATTATTAATATAGTGGGAGCTAAAGTATTTACTTCTAATGTGAATACACAAGACGGTGCAATCTTAACTATAAAGCCGGAAGTTGTGTTGACTGCAGGAGTTTATATGGCAGAAGCACTAACGAATGGTTCAGTTTATAGAGTGAAGTTCGTAGTACAATAA
- a CDS encoding aspartate-semialdehyde dehydrogenase → MKVAVVGATGLVGTMMIKILEERKFPVSEFIPVASERSIGKKLNFNGKMYPVVGMEEAIAMKPHIALFSAGGNTSLQWAPKFAEAGTTVIDNSSAWRMDPNKQLVVPEINAEVLTQGDKIIANPNCSTIQMVMVLAPLHKKYHINRIVVSTYQSVTGTGVKAVTQLMNERAGIDGDMAYPYKIDLNVIPQIDVFLDNGYTKEEMKMVNETRKILRDDSLRVTSTTVRIPVMGGHSESVNVEFDKEFDISEVKQILSAFPGVVVVDDITQLKYPMPKDAHNKDEVFVGRLRRDESQPKSLNMWIVSDNLRKGAATNAVQIAEYLS, encoded by the coding sequence ATGAAAGTTGCAGTTGTAGGGGCCACCGGATTAGTGGGGACAATGATGATTAAAATTTTGGAGGAAAGAAAATTTCCTGTCTCGGAATTTATTCCGGTAGCATCTGAAAGGAGTATTGGAAAGAAATTGAATTTTAACGGGAAAATGTATCCTGTGGTCGGCATGGAGGAGGCAATTGCGATGAAACCGCACATTGCACTTTTTTCGGCAGGTGGTAATACTTCTTTACAGTGGGCGCCAAAATTTGCTGAAGCAGGAACAACCGTAATTGATAACTCATCGGCTTGGCGCATGGATCCTAATAAGCAACTGGTGGTGCCGGAAATTAATGCAGAAGTACTTACGCAAGGCGATAAAATAATTGCCAATCCCAACTGCTCCACTATTCAAATGGTAATGGTTTTGGCACCTTTGCATAAAAAATATCACATTAATCGTATTGTGGTTTCTACCTATCAATCGGTTACAGGCACAGGGGTGAAGGCGGTTACGCAGCTCATGAATGAACGTGCAGGCATTGATGGTGATATGGCCTATCCGTATAAAATTGATTTAAATGTTATCCCTCAAATAGATGTGTTTTTAGATAACGGTTATACCAAAGAGGAAATGAAAATGGTTAACGAAACGCGAAAAATTTTGAGAGACGATAGCTTGCGCGTTACCAGCACCACTGTGCGTATTCCGGTAATGGGAGGACATTCGGAAAGTGTAAATGTTGAATTTGATAAAGAGTTTGATATTAGCGAAGTGAAGCAAATTTTAAGTGCGTTTCCCGGAGTAGTTGTGGTGGATGATATTACACAATTAAAATATCCCATGCCCAAGGATGCACATAATAAAGATGAAGTTTTTGTGGGTCGTTTGCGGCGCGATGAATCACAACCCAAGTCGCTAAACATGTGGATTGTAAGCGATAATTTGCGCAAAGGAGCGGCAACCAATGCGGTTCAAATTGCAGAATATTTGAGTTAA
- a CDS encoding T9SS type A sorting domain-containing protein produces MIKNYFSLLVGIMLTCYQSTNAQYCVTNLGGAGCGTDQITDVEIVGTTLVNTANTCTGTFANTLTVFPASGNTTATLTQGNTYAINITTTANNIISVWIDYDNNQVYDASEWFQVCLTSVAGNVNSAALTIPFGAFTGSTGMRIRSRANGNNNGATDACTNFGSGEAEDYTVTIAAGSPCVAPPTAGTTFSPAASACLSTSITLSLNGNSIGSGQTYQWQSSPDNITWSDIIGATNSFYVDSVTAAMYFQCIVTCSAQSATSTPFFIGVNPANQCYCASFSNSSLDDDIGNVTLASLNNGIGSPALANPTSVNTYTDFTSLPPTDLLQGLIYPISITQINSGTFYSCFATVHIDFNQDGVFDTTEVSAIGQTNNAIGANVLNGNISIPLTALSGNTRMRIVLRENGSATQSACGSYGYGETEDYIVNILSATPCIAPPTAGITLASAILVCDSSSINLSLSGNSIGIGQTYQWQSSPDNVTWTNIAGATNQNATVPVIGATSFRCEVTCSGNAVNSTPISIALKPFYQCYCASYPTSAADDDLGWFEFGSLLISGDTSALNNPTSNKTYTDYTVFGAFSYSQGASYPIKAVQINSSANFYICILKVYLDYNQDGLYDSTEVVFTDTTNNAAGGNLMQGLVTIPVNAPIGNTGLRAVLSETMNSFGPCGTYGYGETEDYIAYIDYPLSVKSISQNLSLSAIPNPASDKLTLSFINHEPENTQIKLFNLNGQLVFAESLNHFSGKFSKTIDVSAFSKGIYNLQLISTNSITNKKVVIK; encoded by the coding sequence ATGATAAAAAATTACTTCTCTTTATTAGTTGGTATCATGTTAACATGTTACCAATCTACCAATGCCCAATACTGCGTAACAAATTTAGGCGGTGCAGGGTGTGGAACAGATCAAATTACGGATGTTGAAATTGTTGGAACAACATTAGTTAATACGGCAAATACTTGCACCGGCACCTTTGCAAACACACTTACAGTATTTCCTGCCTCTGGAAATACTACTGCAACTTTAACTCAGGGTAATACCTATGCAATTAACATCACTACAACCGCCAATAACATTATTTCAGTTTGGATTGATTATGACAATAATCAAGTTTATGATGCATCCGAGTGGTTTCAAGTTTGCTTAACTTCTGTTGCTGGTAATGTTAATTCAGCCGCTTTAACAATCCCTTTCGGAGCGTTTACCGGAAGCACCGGTATGAGGATCCGCAGCCGTGCTAACGGAAATAATAATGGTGCAACCGATGCCTGCACCAATTTTGGAAGTGGTGAAGCTGAGGATTATACAGTAACCATTGCTGCCGGTAGTCCATGTGTAGCACCTCCAACAGCCGGCACAACCTTTAGCCCTGCTGCAAGTGCTTGTTTATCTACCTCCATTACCCTATCACTAAATGGTAACAGCATTGGTTCAGGACAAACCTACCAGTGGCAATCATCACCTGATAACATTACTTGGTCAGATATTATTGGTGCTACTAATTCTTTTTATGTTGATTCGGTTACTGCTGCGATGTATTTCCAATGCATCGTAACCTGTAGTGCACAATCAGCAACTTCTACACCGTTTTTTATTGGTGTAAACCCAGCTAATCAATGTTATTGCGCCTCCTTTTCAAACAGTTCACTTGATGATGATATTGGAAATGTTACGCTTGCAAGCTTAAATAATGGGATAGGTAGCCCGGCGCTTGCAAACCCAACCTCCGTTAATACCTATACAGATTTTACTTCATTGCCTCCAACTGATTTACTCCAAGGATTAATATACCCTATATCAATTACTCAAATTAATTCCGGAACATTCTATTCTTGTTTCGCCACGGTACATATCGATTTTAATCAGGATGGGGTTTTTGATACCACGGAGGTGTCTGCAATCGGACAAACCAACAACGCAATAGGAGCAAACGTACTGAATGGAAATATTTCAATACCACTTACCGCTTTGAGTGGTAATACTCGAATGAGAATTGTTTTGAGAGAAAATGGTTCTGCTACCCAAAGTGCTTGCGGCTCTTATGGATATGGCGAAACAGAAGATTATATTGTGAACATTCTTAGTGCAACTCCATGTATTGCTCCCCCTACAGCTGGCATAACTTTAGCAAGTGCTATTTTGGTGTGTGATTCAAGTTCCATTAACTTATCCCTATCCGGAAACTCAATTGGTATTGGCCAAACTTACCAGTGGCAATCCTCGCCTGATAATGTAACGTGGACAAATATTGCTGGTGCAACAAATCAAAATGCAACAGTTCCTGTTATTGGAGCAACATCTTTCAGATGCGAAGTTACTTGCTCTGGAAACGCAGTTAACTCCACTCCGATTTCAATTGCATTAAAACCATTTTATCAATGTTATTGTGCCTCCTATCCAACCTCAGCTGCCGATGATGATTTAGGATGGTTTGAGTTTGGATCTTTATTAATTAGCGGAGATACTTCAGCCTTAAACAATCCAACTTCTAACAAAACATACACGGACTACACCGTTTTCGGTGCTTTTTCATATAGCCAAGGAGCAAGCTACCCAATTAAAGCAGTACAAATTAATAGTTCCGCTAATTTTTATATCTGCATACTAAAGGTATACCTCGATTATAATCAAGATGGCCTTTATGATTCAACTGAAGTTGTATTTACGGATACTACAAACAACGCTGCAGGTGGTAACTTAATGCAAGGCTTGGTAACAATTCCGGTGAATGCCCCAATTGGAAACACCGGACTAAGGGCTGTTTTAAGCGAAACCATGAATTCTTTTGGCCCATGTGGTACTTATGGATATGGCGAGACAGAAGACTACATTGCTTATATTGATTATCCATTATCAGTAAAATCAATTTCTCAAAACCTAAGTTTATCAGCAATTCCAAATCCTGCTAGTGATAAATTAACCCTTTCATTTATCAATCATGAGCCCGAAAACACACAGATTAAACTATTTAATTTGAACGGACAATTAGTTTTTGCTGAAAGCCTGAATCATTTTTCAGGCAAGTTTTCAAAAACTATTGATGTAAGTGCTTTTTCAAAAGGCATATATAACTTACAACTTATCTCAACAAATAGTATTACAAACAAAAAAGTTGTGATTAAATAA
- a CDS encoding serine hydrolase has protein sequence MRKIVKWIVILLVLLSLLIVITGKSYLFRAVANTYLKGRSGPSISEYKIFSNHKVEVDSAQEWVPSRDYNLQKLSPAHRAEVEKYKTIAFLVVKNDSVKYEEYWDGYSDTSHTNSFSMGKSIVSILTGIAIDEHKIKSVDEPIGDFLPEYAKGANAKVTIKHLLTMSSGINFDENYVNPLAYPAAAYYGDDLQALTYKYHVTEEPGKVWNYLSGNTELLSFIVAKATGKSLSVYASEKLWKPMGASHPAYWSLDHEGGVEKGYCCFNSNARDFARFGSLYLHEGNWRGNQLVSKDYVRQSVTPASLIDDNGQKNIKYGYSWWLLTYKNHIIYYMRGILGQYVFVIPDKNMVVVRLGHKRDTEKVNDHPKDVYVFLDAAFEMDK, from the coding sequence ATTAGGAAGATTGTAAAATGGATTGTTATTCTCTTGGTGTTGCTTTCTTTACTCATCGTTATTACCGGAAAAAGCTACCTGTTTAGAGCCGTTGCAAATACTTACCTAAAGGGGCGTTCAGGACCTTCCATAAGTGAGTATAAAATATTCAGCAATCACAAAGTTGAGGTTGACTCAGCTCAAGAGTGGGTGCCTTCGCGAGATTACAATCTACAAAAATTATCGCCAGCACACAGGGCTGAGGTCGAAAAATATAAAACTATTGCATTCTTGGTAGTAAAAAACGACTCAGTAAAATATGAGGAATATTGGGATGGATATAGTGATACATCGCATACCAATTCGTTTTCGATGGGTAAAAGCATCGTTAGTATTCTTACCGGAATTGCAATTGATGAGCATAAAATAAAAAGTGTAGATGAGCCTATTGGCGATTTTTTGCCCGAGTACGCAAAAGGTGCGAATGCCAAAGTCACAATTAAGCATCTGCTAACAATGAGTTCGGGGATTAATTTTGATGAAAACTACGTGAACCCATTGGCCTATCCGGCAGCAGCATACTATGGGGATGATTTGCAAGCGCTTACATACAAATATCATGTAACCGAAGAACCCGGTAAAGTTTGGAATTATTTAAGTGGTAATACGGAATTGCTGTCTTTTATTGTTGCAAAAGCCACCGGAAAAAGCCTTAGTGTGTATGCTTCCGAAAAACTTTGGAAGCCAATGGGAGCAAGCCATCCGGCTTATTGGAGTTTGGATCATGAAGGAGGAGTCGAAAAAGGATACTGCTGCTTTAATAGCAATGCACGAGATTTTGCACGTTTTGGATCGCTTTATTTACATGAAGGGAACTGGAGAGGAAATCAATTGGTTTCGAAGGATTATGTGCGTCAATCAGTAACTCCTGCGAGTTTAATTGACGATAATGGTCAAAAGAACATTAAGTATGGTTACAGTTGGTGGCTTTTAACGTATAAGAATCACATAATTTATTATATGCGTGGAATTTTAGGGCAGTATGTATTTGTTATTCCCGATAAAAACATGGTGGTGGTGCGTTTGGGCCACAAACGCGACACCGAGAAGGTGAATGATCATCCAAAAGATGTGTATGTGTTTTTGGATGCAGCATTTGAAATGGATAAGTAG